The genomic window aataacaatgcagaggacaacaccatccccaagccttccacctgctaggcttcccacaaaccaggtccatcaCACTCATCACAAGCAGCCTCTCTTCAACAAAATCCCAAACAATCACAAAACCAATCACGCTACCCAGGAGCCTgcgtccttcctagctctgactgctctcatgactaacttcctctcagctctgcctcttcctgctccacccattcagcaaactcctcccaccacagactccaaGTGACTtaatgggtctattaatgaataggaaagattttccaattcaaactACCATTACACTTGGTGAGCACTGGATCATGACAAAAAGAGATCAAATTACAAATCTCACAATAAGAAGGAAAAGTGCTTTGAACTCTGTAGGTGCTAAAGAAATGACTGTTGAACTGAATTCAACTTTATCAGTCTCAGAGAAAATCAAATATAACCCACCCATGATCAAGGATTACCTTACAGAAGTTGaatgatcttttaaaattttaaataatattttattttcccccaattatatgtaaaggcaatttttaatatttatttttaaaaaaaaaaaacctgaattccaaattttctccctacctctctcaccttctccctccatgagatggtaagtaatttgatatgggtaatacatgtacaataatgcaaaacatatttccatagcaGTCACGTTGTGGAAGTAAAAAGCCCAAGGGGAAAAACaaacatgataaaaataaataaaatgaaaactggtATGCTTTGATTtctattcagactccatcagttccttctctggatgtggatagcattttcatcattaaTCCATTTGGAATTGTACTGAATCACTGTAGAACTGAGAATAGAGAAGTTATTTGCAGTTGATATTCATAcagttttgctgttactgtgtacaatggtctcctggttctgtttactacACTTCATGCAAGccttctagatttttctgaaatcagtctgcttgtcatttcttacagcacaatagtattccattactatTATACACCACAACTTCAGATACAGCTAGCCAAAAGTTACACATCCTAGACTGGAAGTTAACAAACAGCTTGATTGGGAATGTAGCCAGGGAATGATATGAACAGAAGTTTCAACTGTACTCTGGGAGAAGAAACAGATAACCAAAGGAGAGAGTGAAGAGAAAGAACAGGAGAGGACCAAGGACAAACCTTGGGAACTAAGaggcaggagaaagaaaatgagcctGCAGAGTAGACATAGGAGAAACACTCAGATAGAGGAAGAGATCAGGGTCACAGTGGCTGTTCACTCCTAGAATCTTAACCTCATAGGCCATCTAGCTGACTTATATTAGAGCAGGAATTCCTTGCACAACATTCCTGAAAGGGAGCTATCCAGTCTTTGATTGCTGATATTCAGTAGCACTGCCCTACCACCCTATCCCCACTGTGCCCAATGCAGTCCATTACACCATGTATAGCCTCTATCCTAATTGTTTGGATGTTTCTCCCCTATCATTCAAGTGAAATCAGTCTCTCTGAAATCTGTACCCATCAGCATAAGAGGAATCAGTCCGAGATTAAGGAACAGTCAGAGAGGAAGTCTAGGAAGAAGAACGTCTTCAGAAGGAAGGAATAGTCAAGACAGTCAAAAGTTACAGACAAGTAAAAGATGTCTGAGAAAAGGCAATTGAATATGTTGATTGGGAAAGACACTGGAGAGGAGTTTAGTAGAGTGGTGAGGAGAAGATCCATGGAGCGGAGAttctggggaaggaggaggtggttagaaaggaaggaaagtgactttACCCCACTACACCCGTTAGTTGTGCAAAAGTTTTCACCATCAAGCTAGAAGCGCATCCGAAATCTGAATTGGACATCATGTATTGGCTGTGTGGCACCAATTCCAAATCGATTCAGATTTATTGAAGGGATCTTCACTTCCTGATCAACTAACTCTATATCACACTGTGTGACCATCAAAAATATAAACATCTTCATCTCATTGAGGGCAAAGAACCTGCCAGGACAGACAGTGGTGCCAGCACCCCATGGCAACATGTGTGATTTGATCCTTCTCCCTTGCTTGTAGAAAACTACTTTTCTGCTGCCATCAGGGTTCAGGAAACGGTCATATTTGAATGTAGTGGGATCCGGGTAGATTTCTGGATCCCTATGGAGGAAAAGGTAGGGGAAGATGGACACTTCATCTCCCTGGCGGAGGGCATACTCCCTGCCATCATTCATTTTCAGGATCATGTCCTCCATGATAGTCCTGGTCAGGAAAGGGGTAACTACCATGCGTAATGTCTCTTCCATGACACTGTCCAGTATTGGGGTTTGTTGAAGCATACTATACTCAACAGTGATGGGCACCCCACCTGGTCTTATCTCTTGCCCCATTTCCCTGAGAACTCTTTCCGCCTCCTCCCTCACTGCCTTCAGAGCCTTGGGATTCttcaggaggaagaggagggccCAGAAGGACACAACACCTGTGTTGCCATGGGACACCCAGAGCAGTACCAGGTTAAACTGGCTCTGTGTTATCTCAGGCACTCTCTCATCAGCTTGCTGCTCCTGAGCGGAACGGATCCATTCACTCACATTATCCCTCTCCATAATGTTCTGTGGAGAGAGAAGATCCCAGAAGAAGTCTTTGAGCCTCTTCATTTCTTGCTTCTCCTTGGGCAGGGACACAGAGTAAATCATCTGGGGAAAGAGAATGTCAAGTTTCCTGAATTCCTCAAAGACTTGCTGGGATTGGAGGAGGTCCTGAGCATGGCTCGCCTTGCCATTAGTAGGTAAGTTTCCAAACACTGCCATGTAACCAGCTCTAAAGACAATGTTGCAGCAGTAATTAAAGAGCCCATCCTGCTTCCACTCCTGGGGTCCTGGTCTCATACCAGCATCAGGCTCTAGCATCAGGACCTTCAGGCTATCCATCATGGCCTGGGTCATGCCAACTAAACCAGTACTCATCAGATGCTTTGGGGTGGTATTGTGCAGGAAATTTCCATGACATTCCTGTCCTTGGAACTCAAAGACTTTGAACAGCAAGTCAGATACGAACTGGGAAGTGTtcagttttcttctgttctccttcAGGATAGCATCGAAAGAAAAGGGATCTGTGATAAAGGTGACGTATCGGCCAGCAAACTGAAGAGTGAAGATGTCCCCATGGCGCTCTTGCATCCTCTTCAGGAAACTGGAGGCATCCTTATAGAAGTCCCTGGCATGGCCCAGCCATGGGATGAGGCCTTTGTCCAGAGGGGGCTCTCTGGCTCTCCTCTGGCGCAAGGCCCCCAGCCTATACAGCACTACCAGGACAGTGGTCACCAGGACTATCAACACAGAAGCCCAGAATGCCATCATGACACCACAAGAGATCCGTGTTCTCAGGGCGCTCAGAGAAGAGTGAAAGTGCTCTGTGATAAGAGACTTTCATAAGCAGAGGAAAGGTCCTTATAGCCTGTACCTTGTCCTGTGCCTAACTGGAGTTAGGCCAGAAAGCAACTGTTGTACTGAACTTACTATTTTAAGAAGCCTGAGAATAGACAAAGGAAGAACAGTCAGACAAGGTCAGGAGATATTtaggaaaggaagtgaaaattGTGTTTAAATTGTACTTTATCTTTTGGTATTACCTTTACCTCTGCCTAAAATGCCTCAAGAATCAGTAGGTATGCATAGGTACAACGCTATGTGGGCACTGTCAAACCTGTATAAAAATCAGATTAACAAGCTAATCAGGAAATAAAGTAAGGCATTTAGCGAAGGTCAACAAACTACAATCCAGAACAACGCCTTGTATTACTCACACAGGAGAGTTCAGCGAGGGGAATTTTCAACAGAGGTTATATATACTCAGGAAGTGACGCTAGATAGCTAGATGGAACAGTGGGTGGAAAACAAGTTATTTATTACAGCATGATAGCACAGTCCTAGAACAACCACAGGATCAGTTTAAGCAACTTCTAGTCAACAGAGGCAGGCCTCTGACTGTGCCCCTAGCCTGGGTCCCTTGTAGGGTCAACAGAATAGCAGGAAGGCAGAAATGTGGGGCAGTTGGAAACTGTCTCCAAGAGTTTACCTTGAAGGTAGGGGATGACTAGAAACTGCAAGTCAGAACAGAGTAGGGGTCCTAGAATTTTCCAGGGATTGACAACAGCAATCAATTACTGATCCGTATGAGTTCTAATATCCTGCAGCTAAACCCTGTCAGAGCTGCAGTGGACTTTAGAACTCAAAACAGAGATCAGAACCAGAAAGCTTTTGAGACTGTCTGGTCAAAACATCTCATTTTGATTATCTGGGAGAGACTGGGGGTGGGAAAAACCAAAAAGGTTTGCAAATAAGTGGCATTTGTGGTGGTTGGTGAGTCGTTTCAGTggcatgatcccatttgggtttttcttggcaaagatactggagtggtttgccatatccttcttcagctcatttaacaaatgaggaacaAACGCAAACACAGAGTAGGGGCTATATTAGTTTTACGATGATGATTATTAAGGAGGCTAAGTCAGAAATGTTTCTTGTATTGCAAAATATTCTTAGCAGCACTATTATGGTAACAAAATTCTGGAAACAAAGTGGGGGCCTAGAggatgaggaatggctgaacaaattgaaGCCATCAATGCTTATAATGTGTGTGTTGCTTATGTGGGTTATGCAATCATCCACATGGGCCTGTGTAAATGTGGCCACACAGACTCTAGAATAGTTCTCACCACATATGGAACATTGAGTTCCATTCTGGGAAGAGCATTTATTCAAATCCTAGATTTGAGCAATTTATTgcactctaagaaatgacaaatggggAGAATTTAGAGAATTTTGGAGAAATTTTATGACCTGATGCATGGCGAAGCAAGCAGAACCGCGAAAGCAACCACTGTAAATGAAAAGAGCAGCAGAACCAAGTCATAACGTGACGCCACAGAAGAGACAAGAATATGCGCTTCCTTCCTTTGGTTGTGGagactgtccctgctctcaaggggcctacattatttttttactattaattttttgttttcaacattcacttttataaaattttgagttctacatttttcttcctccccaagacaccatgcaatctgatacaggttattcatgtacaattatattaaacatatttccacattagtcacgttgtgaagaaaagaatcagaaaaataggggaaaaccccaagaaagaaaaaaagagagag from Notamacropus eugenii isolate mMacEug1 chromosome 1, mMacEug1.pri_v2, whole genome shotgun sequence includes these protein-coding regions:
- the LOC140533027 gene encoding 7-alpha-hydroxycholest-4-en-3-one 12-alpha-hydroxylase-like → MMAFWASVLIVLVTTVLVVLYRLGALRQRRAREPPLDKGLIPWLGHARDFYKDASSFLKRMQERHGDIFTLQFAGRYVTFITDPFSFDAILKENRRKLNTSQFVSDLLFKVFEFQGQECHGNFLHNTTPKHLMSTGLVGMTQAMMDSLKVLMLEPDAGMRPGPQEWKQDGLFNYCCNIVFRAGYMAVFGNLPTNGKASHAQDLLQSQQVFEEFRKLDILFPQMIYSVSLPKEKQEMKRLKDFFWDLLSPQNIMERDNVSEWIRSAQEQQADERVPEITQSQFNLVLLWVSHGNTGVVSFWALLFLLKNPKALKAVREEAERVLREMGQEIRPGGVPITVEYSMLQQTPILDSVMEETLRMVVTPFLTRTIMEDMILKMNDGREYALRQGDEVSIFPYLFLHRDPEIYPDPTTFKYDRFLNPDGSRKVVFYKQGRRIKSHMLPWGAGTTVCPGRFFALNEMKMFIFLMVTQCDIELVDQEVKIPSINLNRFGIGATQPIHDVQFRFRMRF